The following proteins come from a genomic window of Methanomassiliicoccales archaeon:
- a CDS encoding 50S ribosomal protein L21e: MVKASHGLRHKGRNILRRNPRHRGLSAITHEFVQFEVGEQANIFLDPSIHFGAPHLRFHGKTGRVLAAQGRAYVLSVRDGNKYKTVISRPEHMRKVKY, translated from the coding sequence ATGGTCAAAGCATCCCATGGATTGAGGCATAAGGGCCGAAACATACTGAGGAGGAACCCCAGGCACAGGGGGCTCTCTGCCATCACCCACGAGTTCGTTCAGTTCGAAGTGGGCGAGCAAGCCAACATCTTCCTGGACCCAAGCATACACTTCGGTGCCCCGCACCTGCGCTTTCACGGCAAGACCGGTAGGGTCCTGGCCGCTCAGGGACGCGCATACGTGTTGTCGGTCCGTGACGGTAACAAATACAAGACGGTAATTTCCAGACCCGAGCATATGCGCAAGGTCAAGTACTGA